ATAGAAATCCATCTGGTGAAAATTTAGGTTTTAAAATTAACCAAGGGATTGAAAACACTTGCCCAAAAAATTGACAAATATTGAAAATCCAGTATATTTATGAATTATATAAATATAAAACTTTAAAAAATGAAAATTGTAAAACCAGAAATACATATGAGTATCGGAGAATCTATAGTACAAACAATTAAAGCAAAAAACAGGTGGAATGATACTAATATCATAATTACAGAAGGCGAAACATATCGTTTTCAATCATCGGGATTATGGAAAGATATGTATAAGACTTGCGATGCGAATGGTTACACAAGTACAAATATCCTATTACATTCGACAGAATGGCTGCGACGTTTTTCAACAGCAAACTGGTTTGCGCTTATTGGTGCAATAGACCACAACAAGCAAAGTTTCTTTGCTATTGGAAATGAAGCCACTATCACTATTAAAAAGGTAGGGTTGTTTTCTTGCTTTGCCAACGATGTAAGTTTTATGTATTGGAATAATTCTGGTGAAATACAACTTGCTATTAAACGATTAGATTAAGTATTACGGAGGTTAAATTATGAAACGCCTGATCGTATGTTGTGATGGAACTTGGCAAAAGTTAACCAACGAATATCCTACAAATGTTGTAAAAATTACCCAGGCAATAAAATCATTTGGTAACGATGGAAACCCTCAACTTCTTTACTATAGTGAAGGTGTAGGTACTGGCGACCTTGTAGACAAACTTGGTGGTGGAGCCTTTGGTTGGGGACTCGATAATGTGATTCAAAATGCTTATCGATTTCTATGTTTAAATTACGATCTTGGCGATGAAATTTACTTGTTTGGTTTTAGTCGCGGATCGTATACTGTTCGTAGCCTAGCTGGTTTAATCTACAATGTGGGGCTTCTTAAGCGTCAGTACATTCGTGAAACGCCAGCAGCTTATGATTTTTATAGAGACCGTTCAGACGATACTAAGCCAAACAGTATCAAAGCCAAAAATTTTCGCACTAAATATAGCCAAGAAGTCAATATTACCTTCTTAGGTTGCTGGGATACTGTAGGTTCTCTTGGTATTCCCGATCAAATTCCTTTTTTTCCCATAGACAACTTGGTTAATCGAAAATACCAATTTCACGATACCCAAATTAATCGTCGCATCCAACACGCACGGCACGCGGTAGCTATTGATGAAAGGCGTAAAGTATTTTATGTAACTCCAATGCATAAGAGTGATGGTGCAGAGCAACAAGATCTCAAACAAGTTTGGTTCCCAGGTGAACATGGCTGTGTAGGAGGAGGAACTGAGAAACATCGTCAACTTTCAGATGCTGCATTGGAATGGATGATGGAGGAAGCGGCAGAACAAGGATTAAGCTTCCAGCGCGATACAATTGAGGGTGGCATTGTATGCGATCCTACAACTCCTTTTGATAATTCTCCAACAGGTATATTTGCAGGGCTGGGAGTAAGAGTCCGTAAACTCAGCGACGATCGCATATATTCACATCCCGATCCGAGTTTAGATCCTGAAAAATTGGAATACGTGTACGCCACTTTCGATGATTTGCATGAGAGTACGAAAAAGCGTTGGTGTTTAATAAAGACATATCGTCCAGAAGGTCTTAAAGTATTTGAGACAAGGCTGAACGACTTGTGTTAGCCGATCTTGTAGCTTTCGTGGCTGAAAATAGCCTCGAAGCAGGCGATCGCTTTGAGTATTAATGTGATACACCAAATTAGGGATTAGCTGACTTATGCTGCTTTTACCTGAATTAACTCAATCTTATAACCTGTAGGATCTTCCACAAAGGCGATTACTGTCGAGCCATGTTTCATCGGACCAGGTTCGCGGGTGATTTTGCCGCCCAGTTCCTTAATTTGGGCACAAGTAGCATAAATATCATCTACTCCTAGGGCAATATGACCGTAGGCGTTACCTAAGTCGTACTGTTCTACACCCCAATTGTGAGTCAATTCAATTACAGTGTGACTGGACTCATCTCCATAGCCTAAAAAAGCCAGGGTAAACTCACCATCAGGATAATCTTTTTTCCGTAATAACTTCATCCCTAGAACGTTGCAGTAGAAATCTATTGATTCTTCTAGGTTGCCAACTCGTAACATCGTGTGTAAGATTCGCATGGTTCGATCCCAAATAGTTGCTAAAGATAGAGTTTAATATTCAATGACAGCTTAAGCTTTAATGCAACCACCTTTAGGTGTGGTTCTATATTAATCCTGACCAGCGAATTGTGACATTCAAGGGTAACAAAGTTAATGCGTATGCTAGATACTGCTATTGAAGAGATAGAAGCACGAGAGATTTTGGACTCTAGAGGACGACCTACCGTCGAAGCCGAAGTATATTTGGCTAATGGTGTAGTAGGAGTAGCACAAGTGCCTAGTGGAGCTTCTACGGGCAGTTTTGAAGCTCACGAACTCCGAGACGGAGACAAAAGCCGCTACGGTGGTAAGGGAGTGCTGAAGGCGGTAGAAAATATTACCGAGAAAATTGCGCCAGATTTGTTTGATGTGGATGCACTCAACCAAATTGAGGTCGATCGCGCCATGATATCTCTAGATGGTTCGCCCAATAAGTCTAATCTAGGGGCTAATGCCATTTTAGCCGTTTCTCTGGCTACAGCCAAGGCAGCCGCCGCGTCAGTTGAATTACCCCTCTACAGGTACTTAGGCGGACCTT
This window of the Merismopedia glauca CCAP 1448/3 genome carries:
- a CDS encoding DUF2235 domain-containing protein encodes the protein MKRLIVCCDGTWQKLTNEYPTNVVKITQAIKSFGNDGNPQLLYYSEGVGTGDLVDKLGGGAFGWGLDNVIQNAYRFLCLNYDLGDEIYLFGFSRGSYTVRSLAGLIYNVGLLKRQYIRETPAAYDFYRDRSDDTKPNSIKAKNFRTKYSQEVNITFLGCWDTVGSLGIPDQIPFFPIDNLVNRKYQFHDTQINRRIQHARHAVAIDERRKVFYVTPMHKSDGAEQQDLKQVWFPGEHGCVGGGTEKHRQLSDAALEWMMEEAAEQGLSFQRDTIEGGIVCDPTTPFDNSPTGIFAGLGVRVRKLSDDRIYSHPDPSLDPEKLEYVYATFDDLHESTKKRWCLIKTYRPEGLKVFETRLNDLC
- the gloA gene encoding lactoylglutathione lyase, whose translation is MRILHTMLRVGNLEESIDFYCNVLGMKLLRKKDYPDGEFTLAFLGYGDESSHTVIELTHNWGVEQYDLGNAYGHIALGVDDIYATCAQIKELGGKITREPGPMKHGSTVIAFVEDPTGYKIELIQVKAA